From one Halothece sp. PCC 7418 genomic stretch:
- the cofH gene encoding 7,8-didemethyl-8-hydroxy-5-deazariboflavin synthase subunit CofH, whose amino-acid sequence MSVISTERDTILKQAQNQEQLSPEAGEVLLRQTDPTVKEAIRDTANFLRQKQIGETVTYVVNRNLNFTNICEQHCSFCAFRRDENTDGAYWLNFEEILAKCANAVERGATEICMQGGLNPRAKINGSSLGYYKQLVKTIKAEFPLLHLHAFSPQEVQFIAREDGISYETVIAELKAAGVGSMPGTAAEILDDRARKIICPEKINTQTWLDIVSTAHRLGMPTTSTMLSGHIETPQQQIQHLEKLRSLQEIAINNNYPAGITEFILLPFVGQEAPKPLRQRVGRDQPILEDALLLTAVARIYLGQWIPNHQPSWVKLGLLGATKALNWGCNDLGGTLMEEHITTMAGAQGGTCLGVSDLQRAIASVNRPYQERNTLYQAVTSDQ is encoded by the coding sequence ATTAGTGTGATTTCTACAGAACGAGACACCATCCTCAAGCAAGCCCAAAATCAAGAACAACTGTCTCCTGAAGCGGGTGAAGTCTTACTGCGTCAAACTGATCCCACAGTGAAAGAGGCAATTCGAGACACTGCCAACTTCCTGCGTCAAAAACAAATCGGGGAGACGGTGACGTATGTTGTCAATCGCAATCTTAATTTTACGAATATTTGTGAGCAACATTGTAGTTTTTGTGCCTTTCGTAGAGATGAAAATACAGACGGGGCATATTGGCTTAATTTTGAGGAGATTTTAGCGAAATGTGCCAATGCAGTGGAACGAGGCGCAACGGAAATTTGTATGCAAGGGGGACTCAATCCAAGGGCAAAGATTAACGGTTCTAGTTTGGGATATTATAAGCAGTTAGTAAAAACGATAAAAGCGGAGTTCCCGCTACTCCATCTCCATGCGTTTTCCCCCCAAGAAGTGCAGTTTATCGCCCGAGAAGATGGTATCAGCTATGAAACCGTGATTGCGGAATTAAAAGCTGCTGGCGTGGGGTCGATGCCTGGAACTGCTGCTGAAATTCTAGACGATCGCGCTCGCAAGATCATTTGTCCTGAAAAAATTAATACCCAAACTTGGTTAGATATTGTTAGTACCGCCCACCGCTTGGGAATGCCTACTACCAGCACAATGCTATCAGGGCATATTGAAACCCCACAACAGCAAATTCAGCATTTAGAAAAGCTGCGATCGCTGCAAGAAATTGCAATTAATAATAATTATCCTGCTGGCATTACTGAGTTTATTTTACTGCCGTTTGTGGGACAAGAAGCCCCGAAACCTCTACGCCAACGAGTCGGGCGAGATCAACCGATTTTAGAAGATGCGTTACTCTTAACCGCAGTGGCGAGAATCTACCTCGGACAATGGATTCCCAATCATCAACCGAGTTGGGTTAAACTGGGACTTTTAGGTGCGACAAAAGCACTGAATTGGGGCTGTAATGATCTGGGAGGAACATTGATGGAAGAACATATTACCACGATGGCAGGAGCGCAAGGCGGAACTTGTCTTGGGGTATCCGATTTGCAACGCGCGATCGCCTCTGTTAACCGTCCTTACCAAGAACGCAATACCCTCTATCAAGCAGTGACCAGTGACCAGTGA
- a CDS encoding DUF3318 domain-containing protein, which produces MYADQDEVRHLIDLMPASGRMYTKIVPKPQQSRLIETPFPMPWQQGARSIYINFDLWSDLSRGERDLALLRAVCWVTGIKWFKPDLYQGVVVAGLIGAGVEAGQGDAIGLLVSGGLAILAGSQIWRKTRSVQTELDADEAAVKVAQRRGYDLEDAAKALLSSIEKIAEIEARNNLSFSELVRLQNLRKLAGRSAVGVPEAVKKEF; this is translated from the coding sequence ATGTACGCAGATCAAGATGAAGTTCGTCATTTAATCGACTTAATGCCAGCATCGGGGCGGATGTACACTAAGATTGTTCCTAAGCCCCAGCAGTCTCGTCTGATAGAAACCCCTTTTCCGATGCCCTGGCAGCAAGGAGCGCGGTCTATTTATATTAACTTCGACTTGTGGAGTGATCTCTCGCGGGGAGAACGAGATTTAGCCTTATTACGAGCAGTCTGTTGGGTAACAGGAATTAAATGGTTTAAGCCTGATTTGTATCAAGGTGTGGTAGTTGCAGGCTTGATTGGTGCAGGGGTAGAAGCGGGACAAGGTGATGCCATTGGTTTGCTCGTCAGTGGAGGTCTAGCGATTTTAGCAGGGAGTCAAATTTGGCGAAAAACTCGTAGTGTACAAACCGAATTAGATGCTGATGAAGCAGCGGTTAAAGTCGCTCAAAGACGAGGTTATGATCTAGAAGATGCAGCAAAAGCCTTGTTAAGTAGCATTGAAAAAATCGCAGAAATTGAAGCGAGAAATAATCTTAGCTTTTCGGAATTAGTACGCTTGCAAAACTTACGCAAATTAGCAGGTCGCTCCGCGGTAGGTGTTCCAGAAGCTGTCAAAAAAGAATTTTGA
- a CDS encoding cell wall metabolism sensor histidine kinase WalK — protein MTRLQSLPSKLHRAFKAWNPRSLRFRLTIGIATVSAVGLGGVAIWLGWSMKQILIAAHKENIVYLAERMPQDIEIYQEMYAPQEAMQKAVQNLSRDHVFLWIENEQDQLIARTDGLDSPHPLPVSPQLSIFPFSGVDVSQVEDRYWVLCANALVVNQQTVGKLYIAQDISPDQIMFVQMIRNLGLATVVAIGGMSLAGGIYIARSLLPLQRICQLTERISADQLGEAKIELDRAPTEVKQLAERFDEMLMRLYRAWEQQQQFVSDVSHELRTPLTIVSGYLQSLQRRGDNLSPPQREALACATSEADRTIQLLQDLLTLARIDNGQMQFQLEDLCLKEFVQEVITLAEQYHDRAIRYEGSNDSIRVNVDANRLKQVLLNLIDNAVKYSEPEQAVILSLQKQENTVILAVRDQGIGIPFAQQTRIFERFYRVDDARSRSTGGTGLGLSIVKTLVEGMDGKITVSSQLGVGTTFTISLPFKQE, from the coding sequence ATGACCCGACTCCAATCTTTGCCCAGTAAACTTCATCGTGCCTTTAAGGCTTGGAATCCGCGATCGCTGCGTTTTCGTCTCACCATTGGCATTGCGACAGTATCAGCAGTCGGTTTGGGTGGCGTGGCAATCTGGTTGGGTTGGAGTATGAAGCAAATTCTGATCGCAGCGCACAAAGAAAATATTGTGTATTTGGCGGAACGAATGCCTCAAGATATCGAGATTTATCAGGAGATGTATGCGCCACAGGAAGCAATGCAAAAAGCAGTGCAGAATTTGAGTCGCGATCATGTTTTTCTGTGGATTGAAAACGAACAAGACCAATTAATTGCTCGTACAGACGGTTTAGACTCACCGCATCCGTTACCTGTGTCCCCGCAACTATCGATTTTTCCCTTTTCTGGGGTTGATGTGTCGCAGGTGGAGGATCGCTATTGGGTACTGTGTGCCAACGCCTTGGTTGTCAATCAGCAAACGGTGGGAAAACTGTATATTGCTCAAGATATTAGTCCTGATCAAATCATGTTTGTTCAGATGATTAGAAACTTAGGGCTAGCAACAGTTGTCGCCATTGGTGGAATGAGTCTGGCTGGGGGCATTTATATTGCGCGATCGCTGCTTCCTCTCCAGCGCATTTGTCAACTCACTGAAAGGATTTCTGCGGATCAATTGGGAGAAGCCAAAATAGAACTCGATCGCGCCCCGACAGAAGTCAAACAACTTGCCGAGCGCTTTGATGAGATGTTGATGCGCTTATATAGGGCTTGGGAACAACAACAGCAATTTGTCAGTGATGTCTCCCATGAGTTACGCACTCCCCTGACGATTGTGTCTGGTTATTTACAAAGTTTGCAACGGCGCGGGGATAACTTAAGCCCACCGCAACGAGAGGCTTTAGCTTGTGCGACTTCCGAGGCAGATCGCACGATTCAACTCTTGCAAGATTTGTTGACTTTAGCTCGCATTGATAATGGTCAGATGCAGTTTCAACTGGAAGACCTTTGTTTGAAGGAATTTGTACAAGAGGTGATCACTCTTGCTGAACAATATCACGATCGCGCGATTCGTTACGAAGGTAGCAATGATTCGATTCGAGTTAATGTTGATGCCAATCGTCTCAAGCAAGTGTTACTCAATCTCATCGACAATGCCGTTAAGTATTCCGAACCCGAACAAGCTGTTATCCTGAGTTTACAGAAACAGGAAAACACTGTCATTTTAGCCGTGCGTGATCAGGGAATAGGGATTCCTTTTGCCCAACAAACTCGCATTTTTGAACGGTTTTATCGGGTGGATGATGCGCGATCGCGCTCCACTGGCGGAACGGGCTTAGGGTTATCCATTGTCAAAACTCTAGTGGAAGGGATGGACGGTAAGATTACAGTTAGTTCTCAGTTAGGCGTGGGAACAACTTTTACCATTTCCTTACCTTTCAAGCAAGAGTGA
- a CDS encoding M48 family metallopeptidase, translating to METTPFNLIKLIGKRWRYGLLSLLVATGLVVGTPQVAQGFSFFDVLFRGVQVFQLSNMSDEQEVKLGKQINQQLIENEITLSRDGQLNAYVDRIGQRIVPHSDRRNIPYTFQVVQDDSINAFATMGGFVYINTGLMATAENESELASVIAHEIGHISGRHAVQQMKQRAIAQGLLSAAGLDESNAVQIGVELAVSRPNSREDELEADQKGLDSLTKAGYAPIGMVTFMEKLQQQGGSPPSFLSTHPATGDRITALKAQINNPTQGDGLNAQVYQRRTQALR from the coding sequence ATGGAAACTACACCTTTCAACCTCATCAAACTCATTGGGAAACGGTGGCGTTATGGACTGCTTTCCCTTTTGGTGGCAACAGGCTTAGTTGTGGGCACTCCCCAAGTTGCCCAAGGGTTTTCCTTTTTTGATGTCCTCTTCCGAGGCGTGCAAGTGTTTCAACTCTCGAATATGTCTGATGAACAAGAGGTGAAATTAGGAAAACAAATTAATCAGCAACTGATTGAAAATGAAATTACTTTATCTCGTGATGGTCAACTGAATGCTTATGTGGATCGGATTGGTCAACGCATTGTTCCTCACAGCGATCGCCGTAATATCCCTTATACTTTTCAAGTGGTGCAAGATGACAGTATTAATGCTTTTGCCACCATGGGAGGCTTCGTTTATATCAACACGGGCTTGATGGCAACCGCAGAAAACGAATCAGAATTAGCGAGTGTTATTGCCCACGAAATTGGTCATATTTCGGGAAGGCACGCTGTTCAACAAATGAAACAACGCGCGATCGCGCAAGGTCTCCTTTCCGCAGCTGGATTAGACGAAAGTAATGCTGTACAAATTGGGGTAGAATTGGCGGTGAGCCGTCCGAATAGCCGTGAAGATGAATTAGAAGCGGATCAAAAAGGATTAGACAGTTTGACCAAAGCGGGTTATGCACCGATTGGCATGGTGACGTTTATGGAAAAACTGCAACAGCAAGGAGGATCACCACCGAGTTTTTTAAGTACCCACCCTGCAACGGGTGACCGTATCACAGCCCTGAAAGCCCAAATTAATAATCCGACCCAAGGGGATGGCTTGAATGCACAAGTTTATCAGCGACGGACGCAAGCTCTGAGATAA
- a CDS encoding PCP reductase family protein — MTRSQSSFSTLKWTPEAKAKLKNIPFFVRSQARQRVEEMAYSADAEVVTAEMVEEARQKFGN; from the coding sequence ATGACCCGTTCACAATCTTCTTTTTCCACTCTGAAATGGACTCCCGAAGCCAAAGCAAAACTGAAAAATATCCCCTTCTTTGTCCGCTCTCAAGCCCGACAGCGAGTTGAAGAAATGGCTTATTCCGCCGATGCTGAAGTTGTCACCGCCGAAATGGTGGAAGAAGCCCGCCAGAAATTCGGGAATTAA
- a CDS encoding cell wall metabolism sensor histidine kinase WalK, which produces MFQTTRRRLALWYATVTAVLLLLFATGVYFYVRSTLIERVDDTLKHVVEVVERSLMIQPVATSDNGYRLDIETSFGNDTETVEDDHIDLEWFNPEGELVWSTFSDAISYPLHKNRSTETVHLASGYLLRQVTEPIQLGKQTLGYLRVSHPWFEVTKPIRQLLLDLTIGISAVVVCVAGISWWLSGIAIQPVKESYQSLKQFTADASHELRNPIAMIQTNVQMALAYPDGELQQQQLQVIERLTQRLGKLVNDLLFLARSDSGMIATQQQSIPLDALLMEVMEEQSAIAQQKGIKLNLHLPESETDTAFSVKGDWDQLARLFTNLISNGIEHSDQETVSPTVTIEVQQIKRNHHHYLQVDIKDTGKGIPETAIPHLFDRFYRVSPYPQDSTTQGATGAGLGLAIAQAIVQNHHGDISVSSFPKQGTTFTVTLPENSDP; this is translated from the coding sequence ATGTTCCAAACCACACGGAGACGGTTAGCCTTATGGTACGCCACTGTCACCGCAGTGCTGTTACTCCTGTTTGCAACGGGGGTTTATTTCTATGTTCGTAGTACGCTCATTGAACGGGTTGATGATACCTTAAAGCACGTGGTAGAAGTGGTAGAACGATCGCTGATGATTCAGCCAGTTGCAACTTCCGATAATGGCTACCGTCTCGATATTGAAACCAGCTTTGGCAATGATACGGAAACGGTAGAAGACGACCATATTGATTTAGAATGGTTTAATCCAGAGGGGGAGTTAGTGTGGTCAACTTTTTCCGATGCCATTAGCTATCCCCTCCATAAAAATCGTTCCACAGAAACGGTTCATTTGGCTTCGGGATACCTTTTACGTCAAGTGACTGAACCGATTCAACTGGGAAAACAAACTTTAGGGTATCTGCGCGTCAGTCATCCTTGGTTTGAGGTAACAAAGCCGATTCGACAGTTACTTTTAGATTTAACGATTGGGATTAGTGCGGTTGTGGTTTGTGTTGCGGGAATTAGCTGGTGGTTATCTGGGATTGCGATTCAACCGGTGAAAGAATCCTATCAAAGTCTGAAACAGTTTACCGCCGATGCTTCTCATGAGTTGCGAAACCCGATCGCGATGATTCAAACTAATGTGCAAATGGCACTTGCCTATCCTGATGGGGAATTACAACAGCAACAGTTACAAGTGATTGAACGCTTGACGCAACGCTTGGGAAAATTGGTCAATGATTTGTTATTCCTAGCGCGATCGGATAGTGGGATGATTGCAACGCAACAACAGTCCATTCCTTTGGATGCGTTATTGATGGAAGTGATGGAAGAACAAAGCGCGATCGCGCAACAAAAAGGAATCAAACTCAACCTCCATCTCCCTGAATCAGAAACAGACACTGCTTTCAGTGTCAAAGGCGACTGGGATCAGCTAGCGCGACTCTTCACCAACTTGATTAGTAATGGAATTGAACATTCCGATCAAGAAACGGTTTCACCAACTGTAACCATTGAAGTTCAGCAGATCAAACGCAACCATCATCATTACTTACAAGTTGATATTAAAGATACAGGAAAAGGCATCCCAGAAACAGCGATTCCCCATTTGTTCGATCGCTTCTATCGCGTTTCTCCCTACCCTCAAGATAGCACCACTCAAGGCGCAACAGGTGCAGGGTTAGGTCTCGCGATCGCGCAAGCCATCGTCCAAAATCATCACGGCGATATTAGCGTCTCTAGTTTCCCCAAACAAGGAACAACCTTTACTGTCACCCTCCCCGAAAACAGTGACCCGTGA
- a CDS encoding CTP synthase, with protein sequence MTKFVFVTGGVVSSIGKGIVAASLGRLFKSRDYSVSILKLDPYINVDPGTMSPFQHGEVFVTDDGAETDLDLGHYERFTDTSMSRLNSVTTGSIYQAVINKERRGDYQGGTVQVIPHITQEIKDRIHRVAENTNPDIVITEVGGTVGDIESLPFLEAIRQFRKEVGRNNVLYMHVTLLPWIASAGEMKTKPTQHSVKELRSIGIQPDVLICRCDRALEESLKEKLSEFCDVPVESVITAQDATSIYEVPLILEKEGLAQQTLELLALEQRQPDLRQWQTLVENMASPQQGIEIAIVGKYIQLSDAYLSLVEALRHGAIALSSEIKLRWVNAEEIEENSPETYLKDVSGIIVPGGFGIRGIEGKIQAVEYARTQNIPFLGLCLGMHCAVVEWARNIANLEQASSAEFNEDTPNPVINLLPEQQDVIDLGGTMRLGLYPSRLNVESRAYSLYQQEVIYERHRHRYEFNNAYRSLFLESGYAIGGTSLDGRLVEMIERPNHRFFIATQFHPEFRSRPNQPHPLFLGFVEAAMEQYSFDIVPSVSKKAVQEMQVGMGGNVPEVSIN encoded by the coding sequence ATGACTAAGTTTGTTTTCGTCACTGGCGGTGTGGTTTCCAGTATTGGTAAAGGAATTGTTGCAGCGAGTTTAGGGCGGTTGTTTAAGTCTCGGGACTATTCCGTTTCCATCTTAAAGCTAGACCCCTATATTAACGTTGACCCAGGGACCATGAGTCCGTTTCAGCACGGAGAAGTGTTTGTCACCGATGATGGTGCGGAAACAGACTTAGATCTGGGACACTATGAACGGTTTACAGATACGTCCATGTCACGGTTAAATAGTGTTACAACGGGCTCGATCTATCAAGCAGTCATCAACAAAGAACGTCGTGGCGATTATCAAGGGGGAACTGTACAAGTGATTCCCCATATCACCCAAGAAATTAAAGATCGGATTCATCGGGTTGCTGAAAATACCAACCCTGATATTGTGATTACAGAGGTGGGGGGAACCGTTGGCGATATTGAATCGTTACCCTTTTTAGAAGCGATTCGACAATTTCGCAAAGAAGTGGGACGGAATAATGTCCTCTATATGCACGTGACGCTTCTTCCATGGATTGCATCCGCCGGAGAAATGAAAACTAAACCCACTCAGCATTCCGTGAAAGAACTGCGTTCGATTGGGATTCAACCAGATGTTTTGATTTGTCGCTGCGATCGCGCTTTAGAAGAAAGTCTCAAAGAAAAACTCTCGGAATTCTGCGATGTGCCGGTAGAATCGGTCATAACCGCCCAAGATGCCACTAGCATTTATGAAGTGCCTTTAATCTTAGAAAAAGAGGGCTTAGCGCAACAAACCTTAGAATTATTAGCCTTAGAACAGCGACAACCAGACTTGCGTCAGTGGCAAACCTTAGTGGAAAATATGGCAAGTCCCCAACAAGGCATAGAAATCGCAATTGTTGGAAAATATATTCAACTCAGCGATGCCTATCTGTCTTTAGTGGAAGCCCTTCGTCATGGCGCGATCGCGCTTTCGAGTGAAATTAAACTGCGTTGGGTGAACGCCGAAGAAATTGAAGAAAATAGCCCTGAAACCTATCTCAAAGATGTCAGTGGGATTATAGTTCCAGGTGGCTTTGGGATTCGTGGCATTGAAGGTAAAATCCAAGCAGTGGAATATGCACGAACTCAGAATATTCCCTTCTTAGGACTCTGTTTGGGAATGCACTGTGCAGTAGTGGAATGGGCGCGGAACATTGCGAACTTAGAACAAGCCAGCAGCGCAGAATTTAATGAAGACACGCCGAATCCCGTGATTAACCTCCTCCCCGAACAACAGGATGTCATTGATCTCGGGGGAACAATGCGTCTGGGCTTATATCCCTCCCGCTTAAATGTGGAGAGTCGCGCTTATAGTCTCTATCAACAGGAAGTGATCTATGAACGTCATCGCCACCGCTACGAGTTTAATAATGCTTATCGTAGCCTCTTCCTTGAAAGTGGCTATGCCATTGGCGGAACGTCTCTCGACGGTCGTTTAGTGGAAATGATTGAACGCCCGAATCATCGCTTCTTTATTGCTACTCAATTCCACCCCGAGTTTCGGTCTCGCCCCAATCAACCTCATCCCCTGTTTTTAGGCTTTGTAGAAGCAGCGATGGAGCAATATTCCTTTGATATTGTACCCTCCGTTTCTAAAAAAGCGGTACAAGAAATGCAGGTGGGAATGGGCGGAAATGTTCCTGAAGTCTCGATTAATTAA
- the cutA gene encoding divalent-cation tolerance protein CutA, with amino-acid sequence MSKNQQYGVVLVTAESEEQARAIASAIVKEKYGACVSITPIHSLYIWENEVHSDPEWQLMIKTNLAYYSQLETRICELHSYDVPEIIALPIQMGLNSYLQWIGESVSPEASH; translated from the coding sequence ATGAGTAAAAATCAACAATACGGTGTTGTTTTAGTCACCGCAGAATCCGAAGAACAAGCCCGCGCGATCGCGTCAGCTATCGTTAAAGAAAAATATGGGGCTTGTGTCAGCATTACCCCGATTCATTCCCTGTACATCTGGGAAAATGAAGTCCATAGCGATCCCGAATGGCAACTGATGATTAAAACCAATTTAGCCTATTACTCGCAACTGGAAACCCGCATTTGTGAACTGCATTCTTACGACGTTCCTGAAATCATTGCGCTTCCCATTCAAATGGGGTTAAATTCCTATCTACAATGGATTGGGGAAAGTGTATCCCCAGAAGCGTCGCATTAA
- a CDS encoding NAD(P)/FAD-dependent oxidoreductase translates to MQYHSKPDCLIIGGGLTGLIAGIDLQTQGLTVKLLDKGRGIGGRFATRRMSDPEWGEARFDYGVQFLSAKTETFQQWLKELQQQGIVKSEWDQYWGVDGIRGIAKHLASNLNIQNQTKVVHLAYKADCWRVTTEEGTTNQSRFLLLTPPVPQSLELLKNSNLLQPNTNLETLDQVTYYSCLTVLLLVSRPILIKPALVEGEKLKSIICNYQKGISPHAYAVTLQGNAAFSEKYLDPETRESGAEELMTAARNYLGEAEIIDHQVHFWRYSTPKTQFNAPFFASSALNLYLAGDGFSSGDSFVSSAESAFLSGLAVAKQICNQLS, encoded by the coding sequence ATGCAGTATCACTCAAAACCAGACTGTTTAATTATTGGCGGTGGGCTAACGGGCTTAATTGCAGGGATAGATCTACAAACACAAGGGTTAACGGTTAAACTCCTTGATAAAGGACGTGGAATCGGTGGGCGTTTCGCGACTCGTCGCATGAGTGATCCTGAATGGGGAGAAGCCCGCTTTGATTATGGCGTACAATTTCTCAGCGCTAAAACCGAAACCTTTCAGCAATGGCTAAAGGAATTACAGCAACAGGGAATTGTCAAATCAGAATGGGATCAATATTGGGGCGTTGATGGGATTCGTGGGATTGCAAAACACCTTGCTTCCAACTTAAATATTCAAAACCAAACCAAAGTTGTTCATTTAGCTTACAAGGCTGATTGCTGGCGTGTTACAACAGAAGAGGGAACAACGAATCAAAGCCGTTTTCTCTTACTTACGCCTCCAGTCCCCCAAAGTCTTGAACTGCTTAAAAACTCTAATCTTCTTCAACCTAATACCAATTTAGAAACCCTCGATCAAGTCACCTATTACAGTTGTCTGACCGTTTTACTTTTAGTTTCTCGTCCGATTTTGATCAAACCTGCTTTAGTGGAAGGAGAGAAACTGAAGTCCATTATTTGTAATTATCAAAAAGGCATTTCACCGCATGCGTATGCAGTTACTTTACAAGGGAATGCAGCCTTTAGTGAAAAATATCTTGATCCTGAAACCAGAGAAAGCGGTGCGGAAGAATTAATGACAGCAGCGAGAAATTATTTAGGAGAAGCTGAGATCATCGATCATCAAGTTCATTTTTGGCGATATAGCACTCCCAAAACTCAGTTTAATGCCCCTTTTTTCGCTTCCTCAGCGTTGAATCTGTATTTAGCAGGAGATGGGTTTTCTTCAGGAGATTCCTTCGTTTCCAGTGCTGAGAGTGCATTTTTATCGGGGTTAGCGGTTGCAAAACAAATTTGCAATCAGTTGTCATGA
- a CDS encoding pentapeptide repeat-containing protein, translated as MKLSRLLRLYDQGERDFRGVDLSGLDLTGITLIAVDFTGANLIGTNFTRAFLTKSRFDEAKLNWTNFSYAKLSDTSFQNAELTKAVFQGTFMMNAVLVGAKLSGGNLSHVNLKRSNLQGANLCGVNAYHANLRETNLQAANLNWANLLEARLTRACLREALLTEVNLKRAFLKLVDLEKVDLSGVNLVEARLSGANLAEVNLSKAKLARSRLHWTNLENANLDQANLVQAGLEQANLTHASLKEANLTDANLTGATLNGVNLEKARLQGANIPQIKPVSHLPLEPANFPQANSYYYENIAYHVAL; from the coding sequence ATGAAACTTAGTCGTTTGCTGAGGCTTTATGATCAAGGAGAAAGAGATTTTCGGGGCGTTGATCTCAGTGGTTTAGACTTAACAGGAATTACACTGATTGCTGTTGATTTTACTGGAGCAAACTTAATCGGCACTAATTTTACACGAGCCTTCTTAACTAAGTCAAGATTTGATGAAGCTAAATTAAATTGGACAAATTTTAGTTACGCGAAATTGAGTGATACTAGCTTTCAAAATGCCGAACTCACTAAGGCAGTTTTTCAAGGAACATTTATGATGAATGCGGTCTTAGTCGGGGCGAAACTGAGTGGTGGAAATTTATCTCATGTTAATCTGAAACGGTCTAATTTACAAGGAGCAAATCTTTGTGGAGTGAATGCTTATCACGCCAACTTAAGAGAAACGAATTTACAAGCAGCTAATTTAAATTGGGCGAATTTATTAGAAGCAAGGTTGACTCGGGCTTGTTTGCGAGAGGCTTTGTTAACAGAAGTCAACTTGAAAAGAGCATTTTTAAAACTGGTAGATTTGGAAAAAGTTGACTTATCTGGTGTTAATTTGGTAGAAGCAAGACTGAGTGGGGCAAACTTAGCAGAAGTGAATTTATCCAAAGCAAAATTAGCGCGATCGCGCTTGCATTGGACTAATTTAGAAAACGCTAATCTTGATCAAGCAAATTTAGTGCAAGCAGGGTTAGAACAAGCCAATCTTACTCATGCTAGCCTCAAAGAAGCTAATTTAACGGATGCTAATTTAACAGGGGCAACCTTAAACGGTGTTAATCTCGAAAAAGCTCGCCTTCAGGGTGCAAATATACCACAAATTAAACCAGTGAGTCACCTCCCTTTAGAACCTGCTAATTTCCCGCAAGCCAACAGTTATTATTATGAAAATATTGCCTATCACGTCGCGTTATAA